The Pseudodesulfovibrio hydrargyri genome segment GATCGTGGCCACCGACCCCGGCGCGCACCTGCCCAAGGACGCGGTGGACTTTCTCAAGACCATCCCGGTCATCCACCTCGACCCGCACCGCAACATGACCACGCCTTGGGCCACGGTGGTCATCCCCGTGGCCCCGGTGGGCGTGGCCGCGACCGGCACCTTCTACCGCATGGACAACGTCCCCCTGCGCCTGAAAAAGCTGGTGGACTCCCCCTTCCCCACGGACGAGGAGGTCCTGAAAACCATGAAGGAGAAGATCGCTTATGCTGCGAATAACTAACGGCCAAGTCCACGACCCGGCCAACGGCCTGAGCGGCGAGGTGCGGGACGTGATCATTGACGGCGGGACCATCGTCTCCGCCGAAGGGCTCCCGCAGGCGCAGCTCGACGAGATGGAGACCATCGACGCAACCGGCTGCGTGGTCATGCCCGGCGGCGTGGACATCCACAGCCATATCGCCGGGGCCAAGGTCAACAGCGGGCGCATCCTCTGCCCCGAGGAGCACGGCAGCCACGTATCGGCCCGGACTGCGATCACGCGGGCCGGGTGCGGCCTGACCGTGCCCACCACCCACCGCACCGGCTACCTCTATTCCAAGCTCGGCTACACCACCGCCTTCGAGGCCGCGGTGCCGCCGCTCGAGGCCCGGCACGCCCACGAGGAGTTGCAGGACCTGCCCATGCTGGACAAGGGCTGCTACACGGTCATGGGCAACAACCACCTGGTCATGCAGGTCCTGAGCGACAGCGACCCGGTGCGCCGCAAGGAGCGGCTGCGCGATCTGGTCTCCTGGCTGCTCAAGGCCAGCCGGGGCTACGCCGTGAAGGTCGTCAACCCCGGCGGCGTGGAGGACTGGAAGTGGAACACGGGCGCGGCCGACCTGGACATCCCCACCCCGCCCTTCGGGGTGACGCCCAGGCAGATCATCTCGGCCCTGGCCGAGACGGTTGACGACCTCAAGCTGCCCCATTCCATGCACCTGCACTGCAACCATCTGGGCGAGCCCGGCAACCTGGCCACCACCTTGGCGACCATGCGCAACCTGGAGGGGCACCGGGCCCACTTCACCCACCTGCAGTTCCACTCCTACGGCAAGACGCCCAAGGGCGGATTCACCTCGGGCGCGGCGGAGATGGCCGAGTACTTCAACCGGCATCCCGAGTTCACATGCGACGTGGGCCAGATCGTCTTCGGCCCCACCCTGACCATGACCTCGGACGCGCCCATGGAGTTTCATCTGCACCAGATGCGCAAGGCCAAGTGGGCCAGCGGCGACATCGAGATGGAGAGCGGGTCGGGCGTGGTGCCCATGACCTACAGCCCCGGCGTGCTGGTCAACGCCATCCAGTGGGCCGTGGGACTCGAGCTCCTGCTGCTGATCAAGAACCCCTGGCAGATCATCCTGACCACGGACCACCCCAACGCGGGCCCGTTCACGGCCTACCCGGAGATCATCAAGCTGCTCATGGACGCGGACTACCGCAACTCCTGGCTGGAGAAGCTCCACCCCAAGGTCCGGCGGTACACCTGCCTGTTCGACCTCAACCGCGAATACACCTTCGACGAGATCGCGGTCATCACCCGTTCCGGCCCGGCCCGGGCCCTGGGCCTGGCGAACAAGGGCCACATCGGGGCGGGCGCCGAGGCCGACGTGGCCATCTACCGTATAGGCGACGACAAGCGGGCCATGTTCAACGCACCGGCTTACGTCCTCAAGCAGGGCGAGGTGGTCGTGCGCGACGGCGAGATCGTCCGGACCGTACAGGGCAGGACCCTGGGCGTCTCCCCGGAAGGGGGCGAGCGGCTGGACGACGAACTGACCGAGACCTTTGACGGCTACTACACGGTCAGGCTGGCGAACTACATGGTGGAAGACGAATATCTGGACCGGCCGGAGGTTGTCCCATGCGGATAAACAACGTTGAGATCGTGGACACCTTCGCCGAGGCCTTTCCCATGGCCGCCGTGCGGGTGACCATCACGGCGAAGAATGAGAAATGGGCCATGCAGGCGGCCCTGGCCGCCACCGGGTTCGCCACCTCGGTCATCGGCTGTGGCATCGAGGCGGACATCGACGGCCCCTCGCCGAGCACCCCGGACGGCCGTCCGGGCGTGGACTGCCTGTTCTTCGGCATGTCCACGGACGCCCTGGAAAAGCAGATGCTCAAGCGTATCGGCCAGGCGATCATGACCACCCCGACCACCGCCTGTTTCGACGGAGGCCTGGCCGAGTGCCCGGCGGACGAGCGCAAGCCCCTGAAGCTGGGCGGCAAGATCCGCTTCTTCGGCGACGGGTTCCAGGCCAGCAAGATCATCGGCGACGAGCGCTATTGGCGCATCCCGGTCATGGAGGGCGAGTTCCTGATCCAGGAGTCGTTCTCCACGGCCAAGGGCATCGGCGGCGGCAACTTCATGATCCTGGCCGAGTCCGACGACGCGGCCCTCACTGCGGCCGAGGCCGCGGTGGAGCGCATGCGCGAGGTGCGCGGCGTGGCCCTGCCCTTCCCGGGCGGGATCGTGCGCAGCGGAAGCCAGGTGGGGTCCAAGTACGCCTTCCTGCCCGCTTCCACCAACATCGCCTTCTGCCCGACCATCCGCAGCCGTGTGCCGCAGACCGTGCTCCCGCCCGGGACCAACTCGGTCATGGAGGTGGTCATCGACGCCCTGACTTACGCCCAGGTGGCCGAGGCGACCCGGGTCGGCATCGAGGCGGCCTGCCTCCCCGGCGTGCTCCAGATCACCGCCGGAAACTACGGCGGCAAGCTCGGCAAGCACCACTTCCACCTCCGGGAGCTGCTCGGATGACGGGACACGCCAAACAACCACAAGGAACTGGAGCCAATATGAACACGAGGGTTTACCTGACTCTGCGCACGGCCCCGGCCATGCCCGTGGAGGCGGAGTCCCTGCTTCCCGAAAACGTCACGGGCAAAAGCGCGGAGGAAATCGAATCCCTGCCCCTGCAGGTGGGCAACCGCACGGAACCGGTCGGCGACCATTTCCGGGTGGAGATACACGAAGGCCGGTCCGGCGGGCCGGATGAAGGCGCCGCCGCCCTGGAACTGACCGGCGACCTGACCCGGTTCAAGCGGCTGGGCGAAGGCATGTCCCGAGGGTCCCTGACCGTGAACGGCACGGTCGGCTTCCACGCGGGCGCGCGCATGAGCGGCGGCACGCTGACCATCAACGGCAACGCCGGGGACTACCTGGGGGCCATGATGACCGGCGGAAGGATCACGGTCCACGGCAATGCCGGGCACTTCGCGGGCTCGGCCTACCGGGGCTTTTTCCGGGGCATGTCCGGCGGCTCGATCCTGGTGCTCGGCAACGCGGGCAACCTGACCGGAGCGCGCATGCGCCGGGGCATGATCGCGGTGCGCGGCACCTGCGGCGACCTGGCCGGATACGCCATGGGCGCGGGCACCGTGCTCATCGGCGGCCGGGCCGGGGTCCGGGCGGGCGCGAACATGGTCCGGGGGACCGTGATCCTGCTCACGCCCCCGGAGGAGATGCCGCCCACCTTCCGCTACGACTACACCGGGCTGCCGCCGTTCTGGCCGCTCATGCACGCCTCCCTGTCCGAGGCGGGCTGGACCGCGCCCGAGGCCGAGGCCCGGGCCGAGTTCAAGCGCTACAGCGGCGACTTCAACGAGGGCGGACGCGGGGAACTGCTGCTGCTCTCCGGGGCGGCCTGAGCCGGTCCGAAAGAACACTGACATCGTGCTATAGCCGATAGGATGCGGCGCCCCGGCACACCCCAGCCGAACAGGCTCCGGGCGCCGAACACCATCCCCCCACCCCGGGTGAAGCCGTTCGGCATCACCGCAAGCGTCCCGGCGGCCTTGAACCGCCGGGACGCCCTTTTGCGCCTTCCGTCCGGCCGCCCTACCAGCGGGCCAGCAACGCGGGCACGGTCTCGGGCGTCTCGTACGAAAGGAGCAGGGCGAACAGGGCCCCGGCCATGATATCCGCCGTGGTGCCGGGGTTGTAAAGCCGTTTCTCGTCGCGGGTCAATCGGTCGAAGC includes the following:
- the fhcD gene encoding formylmethanofuran--tetrahydromethanopterin N-formyltransferase — translated: MRINNVEIVDTFAEAFPMAAVRVTITAKNEKWAMQAALAATGFATSVIGCGIEADIDGPSPSTPDGRPGVDCLFFGMSTDALEKQMLKRIGQAIMTTPTTACFDGGLAECPADERKPLKLGGKIRFFGDGFQASKIIGDERYWRIPVMEGEFLIQESFSTAKGIGGGNFMILAESDDAALTAAEAAVERMREVRGVALPFPGGIVRSGSQVGSKYAFLPASTNIAFCPTIRSRVPQTVLPPGTNSVMEVVIDALTYAQVAEATRVGIEAACLPGVLQITAGNYGGKLGKHHFHLRELLG
- a CDS encoding formylmethanofuran dehydrogenase subunit A, producing the protein MLRITNGQVHDPANGLSGEVRDVIIDGGTIVSAEGLPQAQLDEMETIDATGCVVMPGGVDIHSHIAGAKVNSGRILCPEEHGSHVSARTAITRAGCGLTVPTTHRTGYLYSKLGYTTAFEAAVPPLEARHAHEELQDLPMLDKGCYTVMGNNHLVMQVLSDSDPVRRKERLRDLVSWLLKASRGYAVKVVNPGGVEDWKWNTGAADLDIPTPPFGVTPRQIISALAETVDDLKLPHSMHLHCNHLGEPGNLATTLATMRNLEGHRAHFTHLQFHSYGKTPKGGFTSGAAEMAEYFNRHPEFTCDVGQIVFGPTLTMTSDAPMEFHLHQMRKAKWASGDIEMESGSGVVPMTYSPGVLVNAIQWAVGLELLLLIKNPWQIILTTDHPNAGPFTAYPEIIKLLMDADYRNSWLEKLHPKVRRYTCLFDLNREYTFDEIAVITRSGPARALGLANKGHIGAGAEADVAIYRIGDDKRAMFNAPAYVLKQGEVVVRDGEIVRTVQGRTLGVSPEGGERLDDELTETFDGYYTVRLANYMVEDEYLDRPEVVPCG
- a CDS encoding formylmethanofuran dehydrogenase subunit C, with translation MNTRVYLTLRTAPAMPVEAESLLPENVTGKSAEEIESLPLQVGNRTEPVGDHFRVEIHEGRSGGPDEGAAALELTGDLTRFKRLGEGMSRGSLTVNGTVGFHAGARMSGGTLTINGNAGDYLGAMMTGGRITVHGNAGHFAGSAYRGFFRGMSGGSILVLGNAGNLTGARMRRGMIAVRGTCGDLAGYAMGAGTVLIGGRAGVRAGANMVRGTVILLTPPEEMPPTFRYDYTGLPPFWPLMHASLSEAGWTAPEAEARAEFKRYSGDFNEGGRGELLLLSGAA